The DNA region GGTATGGGAAATGCTGCTTCTGCAACTATTTCAGGAATAGCAAGAAACCCAAGCGTTTCTAACAAGCTTTCAACTACAATGTATATTTCTTTGGCTATGATTGAAGCTCAAGTTATTTATGCACTTGTAATTTGCTTTATTTTGCTTTTTGCAAACCCATTTGTTACAGACGCACTAAAAGCTGTAGCTAACTAATTTTTTACCCTGATTTTTCAGGGTAACTCCTTTTTATGCGATCATGGTGGAACTGGTAGACACGCTATCTTGAGGGGGTAGTGAGCCACGCTCATGCGAGTTCAAGTCTCGCTGATCGCACCATTAAAGAAAAAATTAAGAATACTTCTAATAAATGCTTACATCTCTTTTAAAATTATCGTTTTGATTAGCAAGAAATTTTACATATCTGTTAAAAACCATTTCAGTGGTATTATGTCCTAGTATATGGGCAAGTTCGTGCGGAGTTAATATCCTTTTTTTTAAAATATTTGTTGCAAATGTGTGCCTAGTAGTGTATAAATTTCTAAATTCTAAGTTTAGTTTTTTTAGTATTGGTTGCCAGTAATATTTTATTAATGCTCTTGATCCAGTGTAGGGTTTATCATATTGAGTTTTAAAAATATAATCTTTACTTTTGTTATAAATTTTATAATTTTCTAAAATTTTGTAAAGATCATCAAATATAGGAACACTCCTTATACTTCCTGTTGTTTTTGGGCTATGTTCTCCAAATTGACCCCTTGTAGATTTTATGTAAATTAATCTTTTTTCATAATCAATTAGATTAAATT from Campylobacter ureolyticus includes:
- the atpE gene encoding ATP synthase F0 subunit C encodes the protein MKKLFFLMFALVGFAFGADNELLGSYTTITACSVIGGSIVLGIAALGGALGMGNAASATISGIARNPSVSNKLSTTMYISLAMIEAQVIYALVICFILLFANPFVTDALKAVAN
- a CDS encoding tyrosine-type recombinase/integrase, which translates into the protein MKFHHYSNLFLKIGYPSWKPATRYKYKNITKKINAVFKNREIENIKVSEVKLYLSTLSQTLTYKTIKDYKSVLNQIFDLAKFDEVISKNPTHYIKPKPPAKPIIKPFSDLEVKSILKLAKKKDERFYLYLCIAFYTGMRTGEILALKFNLIDYEKRLIYIKSTRGQFGEHSPKTTGSIRSVPIFDDLYKILENYKIYNKSKDYIFKTQYDKPYTGSRALIKYYWQPILKKLNLEFRNLYTTRHTFATNILKKRILTPHELAHILGHNTTEMVFNRYVKFLANQNDNFKRDVSIY